TGCTGGGCGGGGAGCCCTCCGAGATCAAGAAGCACGTGCCCGATGACTTCTCGCCACCCCAGCCCAAGCTGTATAAGGTGAGCCGGGGGTGCGGGGCTGGCCTGACTTCACTGGCGGTCAGGCGGCGGCTGCGGTCTCCTTCGGGACCTCAGTGGGGAGAGGGTGCCACCTTCTGGGCAAGGAGTAGCTCAGCACAGGTCTGAGGCTGGCTCTGAGTGGGGCCGGGGGCACTGGTGTTGGGCTCTGTGCTTCCGGGAAGGCGGGGCTGGAGAGGgaggccaagaagcacatgggtGCCAGGCCTGGGGACCTGGCCTTCGTGCTGTAGGTGACAGGAAGGTGGGCGTGTTGTGGGCGGGAAGAGGACAGGTTAGGGAACCCGAAAGGACCTGGAGAGGGCGGGTAGGGAAGGCACCACCTACCAGCCTTTCTTCCACTGATAGGATTTTCTAGAAAGCAtcttggggtggagggaggaagctGGCCTGGAGAGGAGCAGGCTGTGGACCTGAGTGCAGGGGCCAGCCTGAAGCAGGGGCTGCTGTGGCCGGGGCTCGTGTTCCCCAGACCCAGCCTGGTTAAGACCACCTCTTGCTCCTGCCaggtgggcctgggcctgggctacCTGGAGCTGCCGCAGATCAACTACAAGCTCTCTGTGGAACATAAGCTGCGGCCCAAGGCGGAACTGACGCCTGGGATGCGGCTGGTGAGACGCACAGGGAGGAGGGCGCGGGGGCTGGACCCCTTCTTGCTGGTGGCCCTGGTCTTGACCTCCAGCCCCCGGGGCCCCGCAGCTGCAGAGCCTGCTGGACACGCGCTGCGTGTACCTCCTGGACTGTTGGTCCGACGTGTTCATCTGGCTCGGCCGCAAGTCCCCGCGCCTGGTACGCGCTGCCGCCCTCAAGCTGGGCCAGGAGCTGTGTGGGATGCTGCACCGGCCGCGCCACGCCACAGTCAGCCGCAGCCTGGAGGGCACAGAGGCGCAGGTGCGCGACGCGGCGCCCCCGGAGGCCGCCTCCCCGAGATCCCGCGGGCGCGGTCTTGCCCTGACCCTCTGCGGACCGGTGGGTTACCAAGCTCCACAGCTTCCCGGACCCTCTGCCCGAGCCCCGCCCCCTAGGTTGCTAGGCCACACCTCTCCCGATTCCTAGGCCCCGCCCTGCTTCCCCAGGCTCCGCCTCCTACTCCACCTGTGCCTCCTCAGGTGTTCAAGGCCAAGTTCAAGAACTGGGACGATGTGTTGACCGTAGACTACACGCGCAACGCGGAGGCCGTGCTGCAGGGCCCGGGGCTCGCGGGGAAGGTGAGACGTGACGCCGAGAAGAAAGATCAGATGAAGGCCGACCTCACCTCGCTCTTCCTGCCGCGGCAGCCGCGCATGCCTCTGGCGGAGGTGGGCCCGGGGCTGgggcgcggggcggggtggggcggggcggggcggggcggggcggggccgggccgggccgggccgggccggggccgggccggggccggGCCGGGCAGGGCCACGAGGCCCGTGACGGCTGGGGTCGCACGCAGGCGGAGCAGCTGATGGAGGAGTGGAACGAGGACCTGGACGGCATGGAGGGCTTCGTGCTCGAGGGGAAAAAGTTCGCACGGCTGCCCGAGGAGGAGTTTGGCCACTTCTACACGCAGGACTGCTACGTCTTCCTCTGCAGGTGCCTCCCCCGCGCCCCTcgccccacccgccccccccaccccggtgcCGGGGTCTCGGCCCTGCCCACCGCCCTCTGACCCCGCAGGTACTGGGTCCCCGTGGAgtacgaggaggaggaggaggaggaggaggcggcggcgacCGCGAAGGCGAAGGCGGGGGCGGAGGGCCAGGAGGGCGAGCAGGTGGCGGCCGAGGCGGAGAAGCAGCCCGAGGAGGACTTCCAGTGCGTCGTGTACTTCTGGCAGGGCCGCCAGGCGTCCAGCATGGGCTGGCTGACCTTCACCTTCAGCCTGCAGAAGAAGTTTGAGAGCCTCTTCCCCGGCAAGCTGGAGGTGTGCCGGCCACACCCCCAGAACCCGGGGAGGGGGTGTCCCTGGGACTCACCCAGGGGAGGCTTGCCCCACCGGGGAGCTGCCCCTGACGGCTTCCGTGCCCCCAGGTGGTGCGCATGACACAGCAGCAGGAGAACCCCAAGTTTCTGTCCCATTTCAAGAGAAAGTTTATCATCCATCGGGGCAAGAGGAAGGCGGCCCAGGGAGCCCCGCAACCGAGCCTGTACCAGATCCGCACCAACGGCAGCGCCCTCTGCACCCGGTGCCTGTCTGCGGGGAGCGGGCGCGGGAGGCCAGTGGGCTGTGCCCTGCCTGCCTGGGCTCCCTGctgaccacccccctcccccaggtgcaTCCAGATCAGCACCGACTCCGGCCTCCTCAACTCCGAGTTCTGCTTCATCCTCAAGGTGAGGCCTGGCGCGGCCGGGAgcggggcagggcgggggtgCAGGCAGGGCGTGACCCGAGCCTCCGCACACCCAGGTTCCCTTCGAGAGCGAGGACAACCAGGGCATCGTGTACGCGTGGGTGGGCCGGGCGTCGGACCCCGACGAGGCCAAGCTGGCAGAGGACATCCTGAATGGCATGTTTGAGGCCTCCTACAGCAAGCAGGTGAGCAGGGTGGGTGACGCACGCGGGTGGCTGGGCGAGGGCAGCCGGCCGCCCCGAGCTGACCGACCTTTCCCCCAGGTCATCAACGAGGGCGAGGAGCCCGAGAACTTCTTCTGGGTGGGCATCGGGGCACGGAAGCCCTACGACGACGACGCCGAGTACATGAAGCACACGCGGCTCTTCCGGTGaggccggccccgcccccgccccccgtgtCCCCCCCCCGTCCTGGCCCCGCTGCTGCGACCCTCAGCCTCCCCATGACCCTTGACCCCCCAGGTGCTCCAACGAGAAGGGCTACTTCGCAGTGACCGAGAAGTGCTCTGACTTTTGCCAAGACGACTTGGCAGATGATGACATCATGCTCTTAGACAATGGCCAAGAGGTGAGAGCCCACCAACCCTGCCCGTTCGGGGAGCCCTGCCGTCCCGTCCCTAGATGGGAATTCCGAGGCCGGGTGACTACCTCCCCCGCTGTCCCCACAGGTCTACATGTGGGTGGGGACCCAGACAAGCCAGGTGGAGATCAagctgagtctgaaggcctgccAGGTGAGAGCGGGGGAGGGCGCCAAGGctgggcctggggggaggggccgAGGCTGCAGGCGCGCACTCACCCGTCCCGCCCACCAGGTGTACATCCAGCACATGCGCTCCAAGGAGCACGAGCGTCCCCGCCGCCTGCGCCTGGTGCGCAAGGGCAACGAGCAGCACGCCTTCACCCGCTGCTTCCACGCCTGGAGCACCTTCCGCCAGGCCCTGACCTAGGGCAGCGGCCTGCGTGCCCTGGTGGCCACCACAGGCTCTgcggagggagagaaaggaagggccCGTCTGCCCACCACCTGCCCCCAGTGCCGTAGTCCCCAGCAGCAGCAACGGGAGTAACCCTGACCAGTGCCCCCAGGGGCCTGGGAAAGTGGATCTCCTCCACCGTGAGCTCACGTGTGATGCCCCCCTTTTCTGCCAGGGATAAAGCAGGTGTGGTTGCCCTTTAAGAGAtattaaatgcttttattttcaatattaaaaagcagtatttttaatattaaaattgctaattttaacaaaatgacgggaaaaaaaaaaaaaaaccccagggtACAATCTACAAGGAAACCCatcctgacccccccccccccccccgctccacacgcacgcgcacgcgcgcacacgcCCCAGTCCTGGTTGCCCGGTGGAGCTCTcggtcacaaacacacacacacacactcgtgcaCAGCCTGGCGGGGGTCGTGGGTGGCTGGCCCAGGAGCACGTACCAAAATAGTTTTAGAAATGActgtggtgcctggcacaggcGTTAGAAAAATACTCTTTGCgaaaggagagggaaaggacGGTGGTGTCGCCTGGGAGGTGACAGGCTGTGAGCCCCAGCTGCCCTCCCTTGTGGCACCTGACCTCCCGGGTGGCCTCTGGGGCCAGGCTGGGCAGGTCCCGCTGGAGCCTGAGATTAGCAGGTGCAGGTCTACGTGAAGGGCCGGGGGTCCTGGGTCCCAGCTCCGAACAGGGCAGGCCTGGCAGTTCTGGCCTTCCTGGTAGAGGAAGGAAAAAGGCATCAGCCGAAGGCCAGGGAGGTCCCAGGGGGCAGGCGACCTGGCCACACGTGTGCCACCACTCAAGTCTCCTGTTCAGGATGAGGGCAAGGGCCCTGCAGTGACAGCCTTAGGCCCGGCCACACCTGGGCCCCTGAGGCCAAAGCGTGGCCCTGGAGGGGGCAGCGGTGACCCCAGCAACAAAGAGGGAGCCGCAGCGTCTGTGCAGGGAGAGGCGGGGGTCGGGGGCAGACCTACGGCATCAGAGTCGGGCATGGGCCGCACCGGGACTGGCGCGGGGGGCCGGTCAGCCTCGGGCAGCGCCCAAGCTCGCACACCTGGGTGATCCTCACCTGCGAAACAGGCTGGCCAAACCCACCTGAGCCCCCAAGCCGCCGCCCCCCTGAGTGGTTTGGCCTGGCCTGGTCTCGTTCCAGACATCAGCCTTGTTATCTGGGGGCTGACTTGGCTGGCCCTGATTTCTAACAGCAAACTACGAGAAGCACGTCTGCGTGGGCTGCGGAGGCCCTGCCAGGACAGTTCCGGGAGGGGGCAGGCTGGGGAAACGCCTCCCGGGGCCTGCCAGGGTTTCGGGTGCCAGaccgggctgggggtgggggtggggtgggcgagGCCACGCCGAGGGGACCAGGGAGACCCAGGGCCCCACGCCTGAGCACCTCATCCGATCAGGATGGGGCAGGCTCGGGCCTCATCCTCTGACGGGTTCCGCAGGTTCTTCTCAGGTTCCTCCgaagagctggggggaggggcggcggtCAGCGGGTCTGGGGTCAGGCCCTCCTCGGCCCTCTGGGCCCAGCTGGGATACCAGGCTGGCTGAggcgggggagggaggctgggagccGACCAACCCCCTCCTGTGGACCCAGCCACCTCCTCACCCCAGGAAGTCCTTCACGTCCTCCACCGTCACGTCCCCTGTTGTGTCCAGCGTTGTGTCGGCACCGGTGGCCGAGTCGACGGACGTGGGTGAGAGCGTGGCCGCAGGCGGCTCCGGGGTGTCTGCGGAGAGGAAGCGATGAGGCCCCTCCCAGGGCCCCGGGGCAGACTCCACACCTGGGGCCCTGGTCCCGAGTCCAGCGCGCGGCGGACCACGGCACCGACACGCGGACCCCCACCCTCTCGTGCCCAGCACGCCCTTCCCCCGGCCCGCTCAGTGGCCGCATCCCGCAGAGGCCCGCCCTGAGGACGAGCTGCCGCACTGCACGCCCGCTCTCCTCACCAGCTCCCTCGCtgcgggtgggggcggggcctccGCCGCGGCTCTGTGGGCCCAGGACGACGCCAGGGGTCCCGTTAGCCTGGCTCAGCTTGGGCGATCCTCGGGGCCTGTAGCTGCAGAGATGGGTCTGTGCCGGGCACCAGGGGCAGGCGCCTCACGGCTCGAGGGCCAGCCAGGGCCCCACCTCCCACTCCTGAGCCCTGGGACCAGAGAGGGGGACGCTGGGGATGGCGACCCTGCTCCTTGCTCCCGGCCCCACCCCTTCCACGCACCTGGCGTGCGGGGCGTCGTGGGGCCAACTGACGTCCAGAGAGCAGAGCGGCGCTGTGACGTTCCGGGCGCTCAGGGAGAAGCGCTCAAACTCCGACGGGGAAATCAGGTAGAaccctgggggcgggggcgggggcgggggcggggggaggcgggCAGAGAGCGCAGTGAAGGTCCCGCCCCCCTCCCGGAAGCCCTGTGAGCAGCCCCTCCCCTGCCGTCTGGGGCCCTCACCCTGGCCGTGTCCTGTGAAGACGCAGGAGGCGATGCCGCCGATGTCCTCCTTGCGGATGCAGGTGTAGTGCACCTGGGGCCGCAGGCCGGGCACCGAGAACACGTGCACGTCGCCCAGGTTGGTGAGGCAGGCCAGGCAGGTCTCGGCATAGTCCTCGCAGGCCACGCTGGCAAAGGTGGCCAGGGCCACCTTGCGCACGCGGCAGCCCTCGTGGGCCGTCAGCTTGAACTTGGTCTTGGCGCTCACTTTGGGCAGCGTGAACACCTGGAGGCGGGCAGGGGATGGCCGCTGAGCAGAGCCCGGCCCGTCCTCACCCCCGTGCCGCCACCCAGCCACCCAGCCCGGCCCTCTGGCCCCACCTGCTTCTCTGCCCGGAAACCTGCCAGGCCCCTCCCACTGTGGCGGAGCCAGTCCCGCCAGGCGGAAGGGCCAGGGGCCgggacccacccccaccccccccccgcacaCCTCGAGCTCTGGGGGGGCGGTCGAGGTCCTGGGGGCCCCCGGGGTTCCCCAGGGCGTCTCTGCCGGCTGGGGGCTCTCGGGAGGTCTCAGCAAGCGGGCGTAGGTGGGCAAGCGTCGTCGAGGGTCTGGCGGTGTCCAGGAGGCGGAAGCCCCAGGGGTCTCTGTGCCAGCTCACCTTGAACTGCTCCTCAGATGCGATGAGCACAGCGTGGCCGCCCTGCATGTCGGGCGCCTGTGCCAGGTCCCTTGAGGCCTCGTAGGGCTCCGGCAGCGGGCGGCCGCGTCCATCCAGCACGGCCACGGCCACCACGGGCGCGCGGTGCATCAGCTGTACCTCCTTGCCCAGCACGGCCTCCACTGCCCGCTCGGGCCGCCCGTCGCTGTTCGCTGCTGCCGCCGGCACCTCCAGCGCGTAGGCAAACACGGAGCCCGAGTTGGTGCCCGCCCACATGGTGGGGCCGTGGTGGGCCGCTGGGGGGTGATGGGCTGGTGAGGCAGGCAcgagcctcccctcccctcccctcccctcccctccccgcccctcccgaTGCCCTGGGACCCTGGACTGGTTCTCTCCAGCCCACACCTCCCTGGTGACCTCGGCCAGTCCTCCTGCAGGCACAGGAGTGACCTCTAGGGCACCTCCGTGGGGATGTCAAACTGGACCCTGACCTCTCagactccccccgcccccagcatccCGGGGATGCGGCCCCGTCGCGGAGCCCCGACTCCCCTACGTCCATCACTGGTCCTGCCGCAGACACCCAGCCTGCCATCCCGTGCAAGCTGACCCCTCTCAGGAAGGAGTGGAAAATCAGCTAAAAACgcacaggcgtggatggaccggGCAGTCACCACGGTGCACCCTCGATGAACTGGTGACCTGAGCAGCAACCATGGGGGGTGGGAACACCTGAGCAAAACATGAGCGAGCAATCAAAGCCATGCTTGCCAAAGCCCAGCCGGCTTCTGAGGGGGACACTGGAAGCAGGCCAACCAAAACCCCGGGCTGCCGCATCCAGACAGTGGGAAGTTCCACAAACACCACCAGAAGTGGGGGCTCCCCTCCCAGACGGAGATGGAAAGATGCATCAATGATAGCGCCACGTGCAGACTAGCTGGACGCTGACCCAACCCCAAAAAGGCGTTCCTGAGATGAACAAGAGTCGCCTGTGGGCCGACTGTGACAGGAGAACTCCAGCATCAGCGTCCATGCTACAGCGTGCGACTTGGGCACCCTGGCTGTAGGTTACGTCCACCAGACGCACACTGAGCTGCTCACACAGGGGCTTTCACTTAAAATCCCCCACGAGACACGACGGAGAGCAGGGAGGGGAAGCGGGGTGTGGGGTTGAACGGGATGTGCCCCATCATCAAGTTAAACCAACCAGCAACTCCGTCCATAAACCCGACCGCATCACTGCCCTCTGCAGGACCCTCAGGGGCTCCAACCGCTCGGGGTCAAAGCCagctccttgggcttccctggtggcgcaatggttaagaatccgcctgccaatgcaggggacacgggttcaagccctggtccgggaagatcccacatgccgcggagcaactaagcccgtgcgccacaactactgagcctgcgctctagagcccgtgagccacaactactgagcccacgtgccacaactagtgaagcccgcgcgcctagagcccgtgctccacaacgagaagccaccacaatgagaagcctgcacgctgcaacgaagagtagcccccgctcaccgcaactagagaaagcccacgcgcagcaacgaagacccgatgcagccgaaagtaaataaataaatttatattaaaaaaaaaaaaaaaaaaaataccttactATAAAGCCAGCTCCTTGGCTAGGCGGCCGGCACCCACACCTCCCGGGCCTGTCCTCCACTCCGGCCGTGCTGCCCGGGGTCTCCTGATACACGCCCACCTCGGCCTCGGTGCTGCAGCCCGcactccccccgccccaggcccCGGGCTCCCGTCCCCGCTCGGGTCTCCGCTCACCAACCCCACCGTCGGGCTGTCCCGGGGGCGGCTGTGGGCCGGGGCACCCTGTCGCCAGCGCAGCCCGGCACTCAGCAGGCAACACTTTCCAACCTTCCGGGAGGCGCCGCTCCACGCCCATTTCCCAGGCGGCTGACCGGAACCCGGGCCACGCCACCTAGGGCCACCTCCCCAGCACACCCCTCCCGGCCTCACCGTCGCGAAGGAAGGTGTCGGCGAAGTAGAGGCAGCGCACGACGCCCGAGAGGGAGTCGTCGGCCGAGCGGGGCTCAATGCGGCGCTGCACGGGCGTCACCTCCACGTCGTGGGGGCCGGCCTGCTCCGCCAGCTGCGCGTTGGCCTCCTGCAACTGGAGGGGCACGAGGCTCGGGAGCCCGGTCTTCCCGCCCCTGCCGCCCCTGCCGCCCCGCCCGGCCACCCGGCCCACCTTGCTGCCGGCGGCAGTCAAGCGCTTCTTGCCCGAGACGCGGCTTTTGCGGATGCGCCGGAAGGACTGGCGCAGCGACTTCTTGAGCGACTTCACACGGGACAGCGGCCCCTCCATGGCCAGGGAGTCGTTGGGGTGCAGGGTGCACCTGGGGGGCGCAGGTGCCGGGCATCAGGGAAGCCCGAGTCCCAAGCCCGCCCTCGAGCCCAGCCGCCGGGGGGCCTAGCTTCCAGCAGCAGCGCTTCCCGCAAGGCTCGAAAGCACCCCCCACCTGCGCCTCCGCAAACCTCGGGAGGGGCCCGCACGCACCTGGCCAGCACGGGGCTGCTGCGCAGGTAGTCAAAGAGGCCGAAGCCGTGGCTGGTGCCGAAGGCCACGAGGCCCCACTCGGCGTGGAGCGTGACGGCGGTGACGGCAGCCGGCGGCAGGCACTGGACCAGTGCGCGGGGCTGGAAGCCGGCCGGCCAGGGCAGCGGCCCTGTGCGTGGGCTCAGCCGCTCGTGGCCCTTCCACGTGAAGCCCTCACGGTCCTGGAGGAGGTCCACGCTGGCCGCGCCCACCGCCTGCTCCGACGGCTCGTCACTTAACTCTAGCACCAGCACCTGCGGGGCGGGGGGGCGTGCGCAGGGGGCCGTCGGAACAAAGAGGGGGCCACCTGTGCCCCGCCCGAGCCTCCGATGCCTCTGCCAGGGTGGTCCCAGGACCGTCTCCAGCGCACCCTCTGAATAAACACTTACTGGACGCCCACTGCATACCAGGGCCCTCACTGGGCAGCACGGTGGCGACCGGGAcctgccagccctgccctcctggggctcCTCTAACACCTGTGCTCCGCCCCGGCCCCAAGGCTCTGTGGGTCCCCACAGCCCTGGCCGGCCCCGCCCGGAGCCCCGTTCCCACCTCTGGGCTTCTGCTGCTCCGGTCCCTCTACCCCCCAGCAGGCCCTCCAGAAAGCCCCCAAGACCCGCAGCCCCGGGGACGCCTCGGCCCCACCTGGCCCGCCTCGGCCCCACCTGGCCCGCGGTGCCGGCCACCGCCATCTGGGCGGTGTGCTTGCAGAGCGCCACCTTCTGCACGCCAAGCCGTGGATCGTCGCTGTAGGGGTCGAAGCAGCCCACCTGCGGGCGGGCGGAAGGGCTGGTGACACGGGGCGGAGCCCGGACCAGGCTCCCCggggccaggggagggaggggcccaCCTTGCGGAAGGGCGGCCAGTCGTCCTCGGCGGCCTGGGCCAGGCCGTCGGCGTGCTCGCAGTCTGTCTGAAAGAGGCCGGCGGTGCTCAGCTTGTAGAGTGGGCGCAGGGCCACGCCGGAGGCGTCCCAGAACCGCACGGTGCCATCCTCGTGCCTGCAGGCAAGGCGAGGTCAGGTGCCAGGTCctccagccccccgccccctccagtCATCCAGCGACCACGCACGGGGCACTAAGCGCCTAAGCCAGACACTGACTGGATGCCTACTGCATACGGCAAACGGCAAGTTACCAACCGTGCAGGGCACATACTGAGCCCCTCCTGTACACCAGgccacacacagtaggtgccgGGCCCCTCCCCGCAAAGAGGGTGAGAAGGCGCGGAAATAATCACCGGAAATAATGAACAGGCGGTGAGGGGTGGGTGACACAGGGAACAGAGGACTACGGGGGTTCTGCCCCCAGGCGAGCCTCCAGAAAAGGTGACCAGAGATGCAGTCACAGAGCAGAGGGATCGGCTGGGGCAGGGGC
This is a stretch of genomic DNA from Eschrichtius robustus isolate mEscRob2 chromosome 20, mEscRob2.pri, whole genome shotgun sequence. It encodes these proteins:
- the LLGL1 gene encoding lethal(2) giant larvae protein homolog 1 isoform X1, whose product is MMKFRFRRQGADPQREKLKQELFAFHKTVEHGFPNQPSALAFDPELRIMAIGTRSGAVKIYGAPGVEFTGLHQDAATVTQMHFLPGQGRLLTLLDDSSLHLWEVVHRNGCAHLEEALHHQPPSRPGFDGASGLPILARITVVLLVAAGDLAALGTEGGSVFFLDVPTLTLLEGQTLGPDEVLRSVPDDYRCGKALGPVESLQGHLRDPTKLLIGYSRGLLVIWNRAARCADRIFLGNQQLESVCWERSGRTLVSSHSDGSYAVWAADAGDSPTTQPTVATMPYGPFPCKAISKILWRNCASGEHFVVFSGGMPRASYGDRHCVSVLQAETLVTLDFTSRVIDFFTVHSTRPEDEFDEPQALAVLLEEELVVLDLQTPGWPAVPAPYLAPLHSSAITCSAHVANVPAKLWARIVSAGEQQNPQPASGASSWPITGGRNLAPEPPQRGLLLTGHEDGTVRFWDASGVALRPLYKLSTAGLFQTDCEHADGLAQAAEDDWPPFRKVGCFDPYSDDPRLGVQKVALCKHTAQMAVAGTAGQVLVLELSDEPSEQAVGAASVDLLQDREGFTWKGHERLSPRTGPLPWPAGFQPRALVQCLPPAAVTAVTLHAEWGLVAFGTSHGFGLFDYLRSSPVLARCTLHPNDSLAMEGPLSRVKSLKKSLRQSFRRIRKSRVSGKKRLTAAGSKLQEANAQLAEQAGPHDVEVTPVQRRIEPRSADDSLSGVVRCLYFADTFLRDAAHHGPTMWAGTNSGSVFAYALEVPAAAANSDGRPERAVEAVLGKEVQLMHRAPVVAVAVLDGRGRPLPEPYEASRDLAQAPDMQGGHAVLIASEEQFKVFTLPKVSAKTKFKLTAHEGCRVRKVALATFASVACEDYAETCLACLTNLGDVHVFSVPGLRPQVHYTCIRKEDIGGIASCVFTGHGQGEGPRRQGRGCSQGFREGGGTFTALSARLPPPPPPPPPPGFYLISPSEFERFSLSARNVTAPLCSLDVSWPHDAPHASYRPRGSPKLSQANGTPGVVLGPQSRGGGPAPTRSEGADTPEPPAATLSPTSVDSATGADTTLDTTGDVTVEDVKDFLGSSEEPEKNLRNPSEDEARACPILIG